Proteins from a single region of Candidatus Eisenbacteria bacterium:
- the tssB gene encoding type VI secretion system contractile sheath small subunit: MAKDGSVGPRSRINIKYTAAIGDAQKEIELPLRLLVMGDFTGKQDSTPLADRKAISLNKDNFHEVMSKQKLEAQIAVKDKLTDDPDSQLALKLKFDSLKDFTPGQLAHQVPELAKLMQVREALMALKSDLNKADFRKKLEQLVTDPELRSKLEGMLGE, encoded by the coding sequence ATGGCGAAGGACGGATCGGTTGGGCCGCGGTCACGAATCAACATCAAGTACACCGCGGCGATCGGCGACGCGCAGAAGGAGATCGAGCTGCCGCTGCGCCTGCTCGTGATGGGCGACTTCACCGGCAAGCAGGACTCGACGCCGCTGGCGGATCGCAAGGCCATCTCGCTCAACAAGGACAACTTCCACGAGGTCATGAGCAAGCAGAAGCTCGAGGCGCAGATCGCCGTGAAGGACAAGCTCACGGATGATCCCGATTCGCAGCTCGCGCTCAAGCTCAAGTTCGACTCGCTCAAGGACTTCACGCCGGGCCAGCTCGCGCATCAGGTGCCCGAGCTCGCGAAGCTCATGCAGGTGCGCGAGGCGCTCATGGCCCTCAAGAGCGACCTCAACAAGGCGGACTTCCGCAAGAAGCTGGAACAGCTGGTCACGGACCCCGAGCTGCGGTCGAAGCTCGAGGGTATGCTCGGAGAGTGA
- the tssC gene encoding type VI secretion system contractile sheath large subunit, with translation MADETEGQQQQQAAQFGEGVPQLEELISTTAGSPQEEGYELVSTGIREFVRRLLGKPGVKVNAALLTEFVADLDKKLSLQVDEILHHPDVQKLESAWRGLFFLVDRTNFKENIKLEFVNVTKDDLLTDFEDEPEMTRTGMFKHVYDSGYGVFGGEPVGAIVGNYEFDASAPQDVKLLGYCASVAAMAHAPFLSSAGARTFGVESYEKLAGIKDVKSVFEGPKYARWRSFRDSEDARYVGLAAPRFLLRLPYGSETVPVKEFGYEESVTSSHENYLWGNTAFAFASRLTDAFAKNRWCANIIGPQAGGAVEELPVHVFKAAGADTMKIPTEVQIGDALDLSLSDLGFVSLSWRKGSDNAAFFAANSAQKPAYFGQSAKGKEAEANFKVATRLPYIFVISRLAHYIKCIQRENIGQNMSVEKLNRMLSDWVGQYVSDMDSPSDEAIGRRPLKKAEINVEEIPGEVGWYRVGLKVMPHMKYEGADFTLSLVGKLDKKKG, from the coding sequence ATGGCAGACGAGACGGAAGGCCAGCAGCAGCAGCAGGCGGCCCAGTTCGGCGAGGGCGTGCCGCAGCTCGAGGAGCTGATCAGCACCACCGCCGGTTCGCCGCAGGAGGAAGGCTACGAACTGGTCAGCACCGGCATCCGTGAGTTCGTCCGGCGGCTGCTCGGCAAGCCCGGCGTCAAGGTGAACGCCGCGCTGCTGACCGAGTTCGTGGCGGACCTCGACAAGAAGCTCAGCCTGCAGGTGGACGAGATCCTGCACCACCCCGACGTGCAGAAGCTCGAATCGGCGTGGCGCGGGCTGTTCTTCCTGGTGGACCGCACGAACTTCAAGGAGAACATCAAGCTCGAGTTCGTGAACGTGACGAAGGACGACCTGCTCACGGACTTCGAGGACGAGCCCGAAATGACCCGCACGGGCATGTTCAAGCACGTTTACGACAGCGGCTACGGCGTGTTCGGCGGCGAGCCCGTCGGCGCGATCGTCGGCAACTACGAGTTCGACGCCTCGGCGCCGCAGGACGTGAAGCTGCTCGGCTACTGCGCGAGCGTCGCGGCCATGGCGCACGCGCCCTTCCTGTCGTCGGCCGGCGCGCGCACGTTCGGGGTCGAGTCGTACGAGAAGCTGGCCGGGATCAAGGACGTGAAGAGCGTCTTCGAGGGCCCGAAGTACGCTCGCTGGCGCTCATTCCGGGACTCGGAGGACGCGCGCTACGTCGGGCTCGCGGCGCCGCGCTTCCTGCTGCGGCTGCCCTACGGCTCCGAGACGGTGCCGGTCAAGGAGTTCGGCTACGAGGAGTCGGTGACCTCGTCGCACGAGAACTACCTGTGGGGCAACACGGCGTTCGCGTTCGCCTCGCGGCTGACCGACGCGTTCGCGAAGAACCGCTGGTGCGCGAACATCATCGGCCCGCAGGCCGGCGGCGCGGTCGAGGAACTGCCGGTGCACGTCTTCAAGGCGGCGGGCGCCGACACGATGAAGATCCCGACCGAGGTGCAGATCGGCGACGCGCTCGACCTGTCGCTCTCGGACCTGGGCTTCGTCAGCCTGAGCTGGCGCAAGGGCAGCGACAACGCGGCGTTCTTCGCCGCCAACTCAGCGCAGAAGCCCGCGTACTTCGGCCAGAGCGCGAAGGGCAAGGAGGCGGAGGCCAACTTCAAGGTGGCGACCCGCCTGCCGTACATCTTCGTGATCTCGCGGCTCGCCCACTACATCAAGTGCATCCAGCGCGAGAACATCGGCCAGAACATGTCCGTCGAGAAGCTCAACCGCATGCTTTCGGACTGGGTCGGGCAGTACGTCTCCGACATGGACAGTCCGTCGGACGAGGCCATCGGCCGCCGCCCGCTCAAGAAGGCCGAGATCAACGTCGAGGAGATCCCGGGCGAGGTGGGCTGGTACCGCGTCGGCCTGAAGGTCATGCCGCACATGAAGTACGAGGGCGCGGATTTCACGCTCTCGCTGGTCGGCAAGCTCGACAAGAAGAAGGGTTGA
- the tssM gene encoding type VI secretion system membrane subunit TssM has protein sequence MILSRYTNPRFVALAALGVVIALGFFLRRHLVLFLVLTLVIALIVLALVLWRMMVELKTAKAGKEIQGDLDRQVEEEIQKSTFGQDVAVRNVKAEWDQAMAEFRKSPVGKRLGDRALAQLPMYFVIGPEGAGKSALIEESGLTSVLRDAQGRPKAVRGVGGGRDFSWWFTEQAFLLDMSGRTLKRSQFDDTDDWVAFLRSLQRQRPERPINGVVITVPVHEVAGGAKEKVDPLAVTLRERLRDLGHHLGMEFPVYVVFTHCDRIAGFAETFEGFGDEQAEQAWGATVSFAKSRETAAESLFEAEFGTLVATLGTLRTERVHALADDAQRMRALAFPAQIESLRPDLQHFIQQVFHKGKGPAEGGLFRGFYFVCSKVGGETVDRVIGAAAESAGLPPRLEAPTPEVARRAWFTTGLWRRIVLKDAMLASASQWARTAAQRKRWMLLGGVGGAYLLLTLLFVILAVNVARPVRDAASAARTLADLGDDFVPRQALGRLDAMRVALEKLEDNRAHKTFGMRLGAYAGDGVVDAARELYVRRAEQYLLQPIAKEVRDTLEAQLASDQSRFANLFYQYQAYRLLSDPHSTVEPSDSVVFGKVVVTMLRPELERVSDDSLRYYAALARAQARCLADHGEPKRRFGDFDEGLAARAIATLQRRWNEWPTLYDDMIADANEAIDGLTVKRILADAKKKQELFVDTGTLPGAYTRAGWEGFVRPRLAVMQHAVRREKDPELQAQLGAAVSGLTAELGKRYADDYVNAWVTFLTGLKGRPQGSKGRASLQREASFDSEIEAVLRRVRTETQLEGEPREIASVRERFGLFDIWLSPPKREGFAAFKSKVPFLRSDLDRSPEEDFRARLAAAAKAKDKQGIDGGMYKNVTIVALDFTDPASAPWRKTDPGVARALRAVLTIMKPFNVGGGGGGSIAAGGGGGGGGGATDPGDPVAFAQDWQAQVVAPFASMAGDYPFNAGGSDVKISEFSNYFKPGGGLDQVYNTHLKNRVSREGQEIGQQIAGTTPAMRAWVKKAFAIQDAFFSSGPEAKLMFDVKSKADQLKPAGALRSITWLVGTTSFFYEMGDDLPVTLTWSAENAGQGSSVGADVNGTPVDGPKAEGEWGLFRVLDKASLSPTAGDHVRATWRFGTVTMVVEIIPKTNVHPFVSGFLRLGPPPPAGGN, from the coding sequence AACGTGAAGGCCGAGTGGGACCAGGCGATGGCCGAGTTCCGCAAGTCGCCGGTCGGAAAGCGGCTCGGTGATCGCGCGCTGGCTCAACTGCCGATGTACTTCGTCATCGGCCCCGAGGGTGCGGGCAAGAGCGCGCTCATCGAGGAGTCGGGACTGACGAGCGTGCTGCGCGACGCGCAGGGCCGGCCCAAGGCGGTGCGGGGCGTCGGCGGCGGACGCGACTTCAGCTGGTGGTTCACCGAGCAGGCGTTCCTGCTCGACATGTCCGGACGGACGCTCAAGCGCTCGCAGTTCGACGACACCGACGACTGGGTGGCGTTCCTCAGGTCGCTCCAGCGGCAGCGGCCCGAGCGGCCGATCAACGGCGTCGTGATCACCGTGCCGGTGCACGAGGTGGCCGGCGGCGCGAAGGAGAAGGTGGACCCGCTCGCGGTCACGCTGCGCGAAAGGCTTCGTGACCTCGGCCACCACCTCGGCATGGAGTTCCCGGTCTACGTGGTGTTCACCCATTGCGACCGCATCGCCGGGTTCGCCGAGACGTTCGAGGGCTTCGGCGACGAGCAGGCGGAGCAGGCCTGGGGCGCGACCGTGTCGTTCGCCAAGTCGCGCGAGACCGCGGCCGAGTCGCTGTTCGAGGCGGAGTTCGGCACGCTCGTCGCCACGCTCGGCACGCTGCGCACCGAGCGCGTGCACGCGCTCGCCGACGACGCGCAGCGCATGCGGGCGCTGGCGTTCCCGGCGCAGATCGAGAGCCTGCGGCCGGACCTTCAGCATTTCATCCAGCAGGTCTTCCACAAGGGCAAGGGCCCGGCCGAGGGCGGGCTCTTCCGCGGGTTCTACTTCGTCTGCTCGAAGGTCGGTGGCGAGACCGTGGACCGCGTCATCGGAGCCGCCGCCGAGTCCGCCGGGTTGCCGCCCCGGCTCGAGGCCCCGACTCCCGAGGTCGCACGGCGCGCGTGGTTCACGACCGGCCTGTGGCGGCGGATCGTGCTGAAGGACGCGATGCTGGCCTCGGCGAGCCAGTGGGCGCGGACGGCGGCCCAGCGCAAGCGCTGGATGCTGCTCGGCGGCGTCGGCGGCGCCTACCTGCTGCTCACGCTGCTGTTCGTGATCCTCGCGGTCAACGTCGCCCGGCCCGTGCGCGACGCCGCCAGCGCGGCCCGGACGCTGGCCGACCTCGGCGACGACTTCGTGCCGCGGCAGGCGCTCGGGCGGCTCGACGCCATGCGCGTGGCGCTCGAGAAGCTGGAGGACAACCGCGCGCACAAGACGTTCGGCATGCGGCTCGGCGCCTACGCCGGCGACGGCGTGGTGGACGCCGCACGGGAGCTGTACGTGCGGCGCGCGGAGCAGTACCTGCTCCAGCCCATCGCGAAGGAGGTTCGCGACACGCTCGAGGCGCAACTCGCCAGCGACCAGTCGAGGTTCGCCAACCTCTTCTACCAGTACCAGGCCTACCGCCTGCTCTCGGACCCGCACTCGACGGTCGAGCCCTCGGATTCGGTCGTGTTCGGCAAGGTCGTCGTCACCATGCTGCGCCCCGAGCTCGAGCGCGTCTCGGACGATTCGCTGCGCTACTACGCGGCGCTGGCGCGCGCGCAGGCGCGTTGCCTCGCCGATCATGGCGAGCCCAAGCGGCGCTTCGGCGACTTCGACGAAGGGCTGGCCGCCCGCGCGATCGCGACGCTGCAGCGGCGCTGGAACGAATGGCCGACGCTGTACGACGACATGATCGCCGACGCGAACGAGGCCATCGACGGGCTGACCGTGAAGCGCATCCTCGCCGACGCGAAGAAGAAGCAGGAGCTGTTCGTGGATACGGGAACGCTTCCGGGCGCCTACACGCGCGCGGGCTGGGAGGGTTTCGTCCGCCCGCGGCTCGCGGTCATGCAGCATGCCGTGCGGCGCGAGAAGGACCCCGAGCTGCAGGCGCAGCTCGGCGCTGCCGTGAGCGGCCTGACCGCCGAGCTGGGCAAGCGCTACGCCGACGACTACGTGAACGCGTGGGTGACGTTCCTCACGGGGCTCAAGGGCCGCCCGCAGGGCAGCAAGGGCCGCGCCTCGCTGCAGCGCGAGGCGTCGTTCGATTCCGAGATCGAGGCCGTGCTCCGCCGCGTGCGCACCGAGACGCAGCTCGAGGGCGAGCCGCGCGAGATCGCCTCCGTGCGCGAGCGTTTCGGATTGTTCGACATCTGGCTCTCGCCGCCGAAACGCGAAGGTTTCGCCGCGTTCAAGTCCAAGGTGCCGTTCCTGCGCAGCGACCTCGACCGCTCACCGGAGGAGGACTTCCGCGCCCGCCTCGCCGCCGCGGCGAAGGCGAAGGACAAGCAGGGCATTGACGGCGGCATGTACAAGAACGTCACGATCGTGGCGCTCGACTTCACCGATCCGGCGAGCGCTCCCTGGCGCAAGACCGACCCGGGGGTCGCCCGGGCGCTGCGCGCCGTGCTGACCATCATGAAGCCGTTCAATGTCGGCGGTGGCGGCGGCGGCTCGATCGCGGCTGGTGGCGGCGGAGGCGGCGGTGGCGGCGCCACCGACCCGGGCGACCCGGTGGCCTTCGCGCAGGACTGGCAGGCGCAGGTCGTCGCGCCGTTCGCGTCCATGGCCGGCGACTATCCGTTCAACGCCGGCGGCAGCGACGTCAAGATCAGCGAGTTCTCGAACTACTTCAAGCCCGGCGGCGGACTCGATCAGGTCTACAACACGCACCTGAAGAACCGCGTGAGCCGCGAGGGCCAGGAGATCGGGCAGCAGATCGCGGGCACCACTCCGGCGATGCGCGCGTGGGTGAAGAAGGCGTTCGCGATCCAGGACGCGTTCTTCAGCAGCGGCCCCGAAGCGAAGCTGATGTTCGACGTGAAATCCAAGGCCGACCAGCTCAAGCCTGCGGGCGCGCTGCGCTCGATCACCTGGCTCGTCGGCACGACGTCGTTCTTCTACGAGATGGGCGACGACCTTCCGGTGACGCTCACCTGGTCGGCGGAGAACGCCGGGCAGGGCTCGTCGGTCGGCGCCGACGTCAACGGCACGCCCGTGGACGGCCCGAAGGCCGAGGGCGAATGGGGACTTTTCCGCGTGCTCGACAAAGCGTCGCTCAGCCCGACGGCCGGCGACCACGTGCGCGCGACCTGGAGATTCGGCACCGTCACCATGGTGGTCGAGATCATCCCGAAGACGAACGTTCACCCGTTCGTCTCCGGTTTCCTGCGGCTCGGTCCGCCGCCCCCGGCCGGGGGCAACTGA
- the tssA gene encoding type VI secretion system protein TssA produces the protein MSVEVLELGRKPISDAAPTGVPSRDDPAYEALATEFRKLELPELPAVDWPGAVKLASDILGGKSKDVMAGVYLAMALFESRGYEGLADGVTVLHDMLSSYWDTMHPERVRPRQTAFQYLGDRGGKRVGQRGPEGASRETLQRIVDTVGKIDALLSEKLEGGSGLLSELTRELRDVLNQTSAPPPPPAASSAPAAASSFSAPAVSAPSSVGSEADFDAAVAAIRPALRALGEFKRSANPRDPMAYRLPRIALWMAIKQSPPATGGQTSIPAPQPPDSLAKLEGKLAAQQWAGVLEETESRMANAVFWLDLHYCAYSALRGMGADFLPASDAVAAEVRGLLQRLPELPDLSFAGGVPLASEATRAWIRETVMAAPGGGAKSSGGLMLSAEGGEPEGLSEARDEAAALVAGGKLGDAVRRFETGAARAIKARERAAWKVAVARVCADAGRHDVALAQLEALQDDLHSTTLEAWDPELASQMLRLQLSARQKAVPAGAGAEEQQKTRELLRRLARLDAAAALEFQRPAQ, from the coding sequence GTGAGCGTGGAAGTTCTCGAACTCGGCAGGAAGCCAATCTCGGACGCGGCGCCCACCGGGGTGCCGAGCCGCGACGACCCGGCGTACGAGGCGCTCGCGACCGAATTCCGCAAGCTGGAGCTTCCCGAGCTTCCCGCGGTGGACTGGCCCGGTGCGGTCAAGCTCGCGAGCGACATCCTCGGCGGCAAGTCGAAGGACGTGATGGCGGGCGTCTACCTGGCCATGGCGCTTTTCGAGTCGCGCGGCTACGAGGGCCTGGCCGACGGCGTGACCGTCCTGCACGACATGCTGTCGAGCTACTGGGACACGATGCACCCCGAGCGCGTCCGCCCGAGGCAGACCGCGTTCCAGTACCTCGGGGACCGCGGCGGCAAGCGGGTCGGCCAGCGCGGGCCCGAGGGCGCGAGCCGCGAAACGCTGCAGCGCATCGTGGACACCGTCGGGAAGATCGACGCGCTGCTCTCCGAGAAGCTCGAGGGCGGCTCGGGGCTGCTCTCCGAGCTGACGCGCGAGCTGCGCGACGTGCTGAACCAGACCTCGGCGCCGCCGCCGCCACCCGCGGCGTCCAGCGCACCGGCCGCCGCGTCGTCGTTTTCGGCGCCGGCGGTCTCGGCGCCCTCGTCGGTGGGCAGCGAGGCCGATTTCGACGCGGCGGTCGCCGCCATCCGCCCGGCGCTGCGCGCGCTCGGCGAGTTCAAGCGCTCGGCGAACCCGCGCGACCCGATGGCCTACCGGCTGCCTCGCATCGCCCTATGGATGGCGATCAAGCAGTCGCCGCCCGCGACCGGAGGGCAGACGTCGATTCCGGCGCCGCAGCCGCCCGATTCGCTCGCGAAGCTCGAGGGCAAGCTCGCCGCGCAGCAGTGGGCGGGCGTGCTCGAGGAGACCGAGAGCCGCATGGCGAACGCGGTCTTCTGGCTCGACCTGCACTACTGCGCCTACAGCGCCCTGCGCGGCATGGGCGCCGACTTCCTCCCGGCCTCGGACGCGGTGGCGGCCGAGGTGCGCGGGTTGCTCCAGCGCCTGCCCGAGCTGCCCGATCTTTCGTTCGCGGGCGGTGTGCCGCTGGCGAGCGAGGCGACGCGCGCCTGGATTCGCGAGACCGTGATGGCCGCCCCGGGCGGCGGCGCGAAGTCCTCCGGCGGGCTGATGCTGTCCGCCGAAGGCGGCGAGCCCGAAGGGCTCTCCGAAGCGCGCGACGAAGCCGCGGCGCTGGTCGCGGGCGGCAAGCTCGGCGACGCGGTGCGCCGCTTCGAGACCGGTGCGGCGCGGGCGATCAAGGCGCGCGAACGCGCGGCGTGGAAGGTCGCGGTCGCGCGGGTGTGCGCCGACGCCGGCCGGCACGACGTGGCGCTCGCGCAGCTCGAGGCGCTGCAGGACGACCTGCACTCCACGACGCTCGAGGCCTGGGATCCCGAGCTCGCCTCGCAGATGCTCCGCCTGCAGCTCTCCGCCCGGCAGAAGGCCGTGCCGGCGGGCGCGGGCGCCGAGGAACAGCAGAAGACGCGCGAATTGCTCCGACGCCTCGCCCGACTGGACGCGGCGGCGGCCCTGGAGTTCCAACGCCCGGCGCAGTGA